The segment CCGCCCTCCATGTGTGCAGGCAGGGCCCAGAGGGTAGGCTGAGACACTTCCATGGTAACTTTACCCGGACCAGCTTCTCCTTTCTGGGGCTGCTACTCGTGTGTGTGCTTGGATTTGTGCAACCTGTAGCTAAGGTTGTGGTTCAGGGAGGcttccaggaggcagggaggtggaGACACCTGTAGCCATGAGATCGGGGCAGAGGGGCCGTGGAGGGTCCAGGAGAGCTGGGTTGGGCTAAGTCTGGATCTGGTTCCTCTCGTGCCAGGTCACAGCTCACTGGGAGAAGTTCATGGCCTCCCTGAGCCCTGAGGAGGGAGCTAAGAAGGCCCAGGCTGACTTCGTGAGGTCCGCCGTCAGGGATGTCCGTTACGGCCCCGAGTCCCTCAGCGAGTTCACCCAGTGGCGGGTATGTCCTCACTCACTGTGCTGGGAATCTATTTTCCCAGTCCCTTGCCGGCTCCCATGCCCTGAGCTGCCCTGGAGGTCTCTGGCCATGAGAGGCTGTGGGGAGTGGGGCAGGTCAGGAAAGGCAGCCCTGTTGGGTGGAAAGGCCTTTTCCCAACTCAGGAAGTACAAGCTCCCTCTGACTGAGTGtctgaggaggggctgggggccccCAGGACTGTGCCCCACTTCCTGATGGCCTGGGCCCACCCAGGTACGGATGATCTCTGAGGAGCTGGTGGCCTCCGGTGGGACCCAGGTGCATGAGGCAGACATCCAAGAGAGGTCCTCAAAAGCCACAGCTGCCCAGAAGTCCATGGTGAGTGTGGTTCCATGTGGCTCCGGGGACTCGGAGGGCCTGCCTTGGCCCTTCCTGGCTAGGGGGGCTGCAGGGAAGCAGGGGTCCTGGAAATGAGCCCGAGAGACAGCTCTGATACCTGAGCTAGTGCCCTCTGCCTGGGCCAGTCCTTGCCTCTTGCACCCATGGGAGGGTGTGGGTCAGCCTgtgatgggaaaggaagaagccCTGGGTATATGGGCCCATGGTCACCAGGCCCTCAGCCTGCCACCCAACCCCGATCCCCCACAGGCAAGGCCAGTAGCCTTGAAACGGCCAGATGATGTCCCGCTCAACCTCTCTTCCAATAAGCGGGTGTGCACCTCCACACTGGCCCAGGTGGAGGGCAGCCCTGTGGGCGCTGATGGCAGCCAGGTAAGCTAACGAGGTGGCAGGGAGTGTGTGGCTGGGAACAAGGGTTGGGGCAGCTGTGACCCCCTTTTGCCCCCACAGCCTGCCCTGAAGCTGGAGCCCCTGCACTTCCTGCAGTGCCACAGCAAGAACAACAGCCCTGAGGACCTGGAGACCCAGCTCTGGGCCTGCGCCTTCGAGCCGGCCTGGGAGGAGGGTACATCCTTGGGCCAGCAGGGCCAGAGGAAAGGCCACAGGGCCCAAGCAGAATAAGTCTTCTggatgtgggtgggggtgggggatgctgCCTCCAGGGAGGGGGCTGCCTGGGGGGATGGGGAATCGGGAGGGGCGTCAAGGCCAGGAGGAGGGAACTGCAATACAGAGAATGTTTTCACTAGGCTGATCCCTCAAAACAGGGCACACAGGGGCCACGTCTCAGACTGTGGCCACATGTGGCGGGGAGGCCGTGTGTGTCATCGACTGCCAGACGGGCATCGTACTGCACAAGTACAAGGCACCTGGCGAGGTGAGTGCCAGGGCCCGGCTCAAGCAGGGTGGTGGGCAGCCTTGGCTCCTGGGCACAGGAGCGCCACCTACTCACTAGGTGACCTTTCTCTCtgctgctgggcctcagtttcccaggcCTGATCCTGCAGGCATGTGCTTTGCCCCGTGCTGaatgctccccacccccccacccccaggagttCTTCTCGGTGGCCTGGACAGCCCTGACGGTGGTCACGCAGGCAGGCCACAAGAAGCGCTGGAGCGTGCTGGCAGCTGCTGGCCTGCGGGGCCACGTCCGGCTGCTACATGTGCGTGCTGGCTTCTGCTGCGGGGTCATACGGGCCCACAAGAGGGCCATCGCCACCCTCTGCTTCAGCCCTACCCACGAGACTCACCTCTTCAGTAAGACCCTCTCCCGACACCCCCAGGGCTCCCCCAGCACCCCTGTCCTGCAGCCTGCCGCCTCAGTGCTCCCTCCCTGGGATGGTAAGGAGCTCCTATGGCTGGCAGCCTCTCCTGGCTGCCAACGTTGACTCTGGCTGTGGGAGAAGCAGCGTGGCCCCGTGGACAACTGACTGGGCTTCAGATCCTGGCTTTTCTCCCCACCTGCTCTGTGGCCTTGGAGCTTTCCTACAGCCTGGGGCACTCTGTCTGTGACCTGGGCGGGTGCCCCTGGGCCTCCGTGTGGTGAGCCCAGTGAGGGGGATGTGTCAGCACACCCGTCAGGTCAAAGGGAGCGTTGTagaccctccctccctgcttcaaAGGGGTTGAAGCCGGGGACGCCGCCTGTAAGCGGGAGCAGGGCAACTCAGGGCCACCTCTCCTTCCCATCCCCCCTCAGCGGCCTCCTATGACAAGCGGATCATCCTCTGGGACATTGGGGCGCCCAACCACGACTACGAATTCCAGGCCAGGTGATGCTTTGGGGCTGGGCTAGGCCGTGGAGGGCAGGCTGCCAGGCAGGGCGGGCACCAGGGTCCGTGGCCTCATGTCTCCCTCTCACCTGCTGGCAGCCAGCTGCTCACACTTGATACCACCTCTACCCCCCTGCGCCTCTGCCCAGTCGCCTCCTGCCCGGACGCCTACCTGCTGGCTGGCTGCGAgggtggctgctgctgctgggatGTGCGGCTGGACCAGCCTCAGAAAAGGAGGTGAGGTCGGACGGGGACGCCTGGAAAGCCAAGTCTTGGGACTGGACAGCTGCTAGTCCAGACGTCTGACCAAACCATGCACGCTGCCCCTTGTGGAATGCTGGGAGGATGGTGTCAGGGCAGGGACAAGGCTTTAGAAGGGCAGGTTGAGGCTTGTGGCTTATCCGTGCCACCTGGAGGGCCGGAGATTGTTCAGCATGgagtccctgccctcctggggcccACAAGCCTCGTAGGGGAAGACGGGCATTAGACAAAGGTGGCCGATTAAAATCCCCGAGTGTGATGTCAGCtgtgaaggaaagagaataagGTGCTCTGAG is part of the Rhinolophus sinicus isolate RSC01 linkage group LG03, ASM3656204v1, whole genome shotgun sequence genome and harbors:
- the LRWD1 gene encoding leucine-rich repeat and WD repeat-containing protein 1 isoform X1, with amino-acid sequence MGPLSARLLMQRGRPKSDRLGKIRSLDLSGLKLLSEHLDPKLLCRLKQLQELDLSNNQLETLPADLGLSHLRILRCANNQLGDVTALCQFPQLEELSLEGNPFLTVSDNLKVSFLLPNLRKVNGKDASSTSSQVENLNRELTSRVTAHWEKFMASLSPEEGAKKAQADFVRSAVRDVRYGPESLSEFTQWRVRMISEELVASGGTQVHEADIQERSSKATAAQKSMARPVALKRPDDVPLNLSSNKRVCTSTLAQVEGSPVGADGSQPALKLEPLHFLQCHSKNNSPEDLETQLWACAFEPAWEEGHTGATSQTVATCGGEAVCVIDCQTGIVLHKYKAPGEEFFSVAWTALTVVTQAGHKKRWSVLAAAGLRGHVRLLHVRAGFCCGVIRAHKRAIATLCFSPTHETHLFTASYDKRIILWDIGAPNHDYEFQASQLLTLDTTSTPLRLCPVASCPDAYLLAGCEGGCCCWDVRLDQPQKRRVCEVEFVFSEGSEASGRRVDGLAFVNKDVVASKGNGLGTICLWSWSQTWVGRGSQSTVAVVVLAWLQWSPTKLAYFSLSTCPADEGTVLCGDEEGNVWIYDVRHVLTQQSPLPAAPQAPTQILKWPQPRALSQTVTKTMVNMVVADPSFTYLTALTDSNIVAIWKRH
- the LRWD1 gene encoding leucine-rich repeat and WD repeat-containing protein 1 isoform X2 — translated: MGPLSARLLMQRGRPKSDRLGKIRSLDLSGLKLLSEHLDPKLLCRLKQLQELDLSNNQLETLPADLGLSHLRILRCANNQLGDVTALCQFPQLEELSLEGNPFLTVSDNLKVSFLLPNLRKVNGKDASSTSSQVENLNRELTSRVTAHWEKFMASLSPEEGAKKAQADFVRSAVRDVRYGPESLSEFTQWRVRMISEELVASGGTQVHEADIQERSSKATAAQKSMARPVALKRPDDVPLNLSSNKRVCTSTLAQVEGSPVGADGSQPALKLEPLHFLQCHSKNNSPEDLETQLWACAFEPAWEEGHTGATSQTVATCGGEAVCVIDCQTGIVLHKYKAPGEEFFSVAWTALTVVTQAGHKKRWSVLAAAGLRGHVRLLHVRAGFCCGVIRAHKRAIATLCFSPTHETHLFTASYDKRIILWDIGAPNHDYEFQASQLLTLDTTSTPLRLCPVASCPDAYLLAGCEGGCCCWDVRLDQPQKRRVCEVEFVFSEGSEASGRRVDGLAFVNKDVVASKGNGLGTICLWSWSQTWVGRGSQSTVAVVVLAWLQWSPTKLAYFSLSTCPDEGTVLCGDEEGNVWIYDVRHVLTQQSPLPAAPQAPTQILKWPQPRALSQTVTKTMVNMVVADPSFTYLTALTDSNIVAIWKRH